CCAGAACCACTGCTAAAGGTGATTTTTTCTCCCACGTTCTGAGGGATAAAGCGGATAGATTCATTGCCTTGCTCAAAAGTATCTGCGAGATTCACGATGACAGATACATTATGCTGTTCTAAAGAGTTGAAATAATTTAAGGTTTGAGGGACCCTATCTGTCTTAAAAGGATTTGTAGAGGCGACGTAGATTTTCTTATCTAGGGCGATACCTTGCAGTTGATATTCCTTATAAGGCTCTGGAAAACTTCTCTTCAGAATTTCTTCATTACTAAGATTCTTCTGCAGATTAGGAGGGGGATTTAATAGGTATTCTGTTAAGGAGGAGTTTTTTAATAGTGCTGTAAGTTCCTTTAGGCCATTTTCAAATGCTGGAGTATTCCCTGTAATAGCTCCGATTTCCAATCGATGCAGCAAACCCTGGATTTCTTGATACTGCTTTTTGGCTATTCCTTTTTCCGTCCTAACTGTTTGCCTAAGTATCGATACGTCTTCGTTTTGTTTTAACAAGTTTTCTACCTGCGCTTTAATTTCCGGTAAACGGGCGAAAAATCTGGCCTGCATATTATCTGAGGGTGTGATAAGTTGCTGATAGGGTTGGGCTTGTGTTAAATAGTTTTCAATGTCTCCGGTGGTCTTAAAAACGGTTTTGTCGCGGGCCTCAGCGATAATCTTATTCCAAATCTGTTGGGCTTGTTTCGGATCTTCACGTACGACAGCTAGCTTGAGCTCATCCCAATCCTTCATATCCATTCCGATAGACTTTAGGAATGCTTCAATATGGGCAATATGCCGATTCAATTTTGCTTCTAAAGGAGTTGCTTTTCCTGAAGAAACTTGATTGCTTAAGTATTCGTCAAATCGGTTGACAAGCTTTTGCTCTACTGCATTTGTGAAGGTGTTAAAATTATATTTTGAAATGCGTGAAAATAGCCCGCTTTGATTAGGAGGAAGGCTAGCAACATCTTTGGTGTGGATGACTTTTGCAATACGCATATAGAAATCGATCGAATTCCAATATGTCTTTTCAGAACTGTTATTTTTATAGAAACTTTCATACACAACATTGTAAAGCTCAGGGGCATTTTTGAATTCTTGCTTTGAGATCAGATCGTCAAAGGATTGCTGTTCCACATTGCCATACTGAACAAGCCGATTGATAAAGTCGGGTTCGTAATTTCCGCTCCCTACTGATGCCATAACAAACTCTCCTTGAAAATTATTAGGTAAGCCCCCGAACAAAATAATATTCACCTCGGAAATTTAACTTCCGAGGTGAATATTGAGAATTAGACCTTAGCTAGATGTCTATCGGGTACTCGGTTTATTACGGATTTTGGATCTTAGATTATCTAAGATTTCATAACCTTCCCTTATATCTGGGAGGCGCCCGTATTGTTTGGCTATTTCATTTAAGTCTTTTTCAACATTGTCTAAAGCTCTTAAAGTCTCCCTGTCTGCTGGAACTGACTTAGGGTCTATGGTTGCGATATGCTTTTTAATCATAGCAATATGACCATTTTCACCTTCTTCAGAAGCAAATGTACTACCTGTAGTGAATACCGCATGCCCGTTTTTACCGGATCTATCCGTTTTTTGAACAATTTTATCCACTGCATGTGTATAGCGTTTTAAAACATCTACTAAGATAGGGAAACCTTCATTTCTTATAGAGTTATCTTTGGAGCGCTTAGTACTAAGAAGAGCGATATTTGCATCGTAATAATGCTGGAATTCCGCAACTTCTAGAGTGTTTTTACTTAGTTCTTGTCGAACTAAATCCCAATCCTTTTCGTTATATTTATTTCCTGCAGGGTTGATGTGCTGCATAAAGCGTCTGACTTCTGATTTCTTTTCACGAAGTGTATCTTCATCTACAGTATAGTCTGAAAGCATATCCCCTCTTGTGTTTGCTTCCTTAATCAAAGCTAACATTTTGCGGGGACTTATTTCATTTAATACATTTTTACTTGCGAAAAGTTCTCTAGGCATAAGTGTAAATGTATCGATGTGGATTTTATTTATTATTTTTGGTTCTGTATTTAAGAACTGAGTCCATTGTGATAGAGTTAGCACGTTAGCTTGTTCTGGACTTATTGCTAAGCGTTGTTCTTCTGTCAATTCTTGAAAGAAAAGTGGGTCCAATTGAGCCATTGCGTTCGGTGTTAATTTATTGATTAACTCTACTCCCAGCATCTCCCTAGTTTGTTTGGGGAGAATCATTAGCAATGCAGGGTTATCGTTGATCGTGTCTTTCTGTTTATTAATAAGGTAGGTACGTAGATTTTTAAAGTGATCTTCCATTTTATTTATGTTTCTATTGAAATTCACGCCAAAGTCAGAGGTAGGGCTATGCATTACACTCTTTAGGCGTATTAAAGACTCAAAGTCAAGAGGAGGATTAGGTTGTTTTGAGTCTTTTCTTGTTGCCCGGATTTGAGTTTCAACCAACTTATTTAAAGGAAAATCTTTATGAGAAATATATTTAGCATTAAAAAATTCATCATCTTTAAGTAAGTCAATATTTTTTCTATAATGTTTAATGACGTTATCTCCGGCATTCAGGATAATAACTAATCGATCCAATTCTTTTGGTCCTAAATGAGAGATTTTTTTCTTTAAGATTTGTTTTTCGGCAGGTGATAATCCATCAAACAATCTATCATTTATCTGTTGTTCAAAATGATATGAGAGGGCTTGATCAGCAGCAGGGTTTTTTACTTTGTTATCCATCATGTCTTCTGCTAACACCTTATCATTCTTAAGATAGAACTGTAGGAATTTTCCTTCAGGAGAATTGATCAGTTTTTCTGCGATCTTTTTCTCTGGATGTTTCTCTGTTTTTACACGTTCTAAGCCTTCCGCAGGTAAAGTGTTGCCTGCTCCCTGAAATCTTTCAAGCCTCTCTTCATGCAGAGCTCCCACAACCGTAGCAAATTGTTTTTCGCTTGTAGCAGGGCGCACACGGCTGAATTGCAGAAATGCTTCCGTAGGGGACAAATTGGAATCTCCATGAGCTAATTCATGATATAATAGGAAGGTTGCAGCTCGTCCTGTACCTTCATTACTTGTGACTGCAAGTCTGCCATTCTGGTTTAAATCCTGTACGGTGTCGCTAAGTTTTCTTAATGCTACGAGATCTAAAGCTGTGTTTTCTTTGTCCCAATGGTCGATTTTGACAATGTCATATTGTCTTGTCACACCATCTTTTTTTACTTCAATAGTAGAAGTCGTAAGGGTGTGAGTCCCATGTAAAGTGTTTTCGATAGGTACTGTACCTTTACCTATCAAAGTAATTTCCACATTTCCATGCTTGATTTTGTCTCCAACATTTTCTGGAATGAGATGGAAATTACCCATGCCCTTTTCATAGTCTTCATGCAGAGTCACGATAACCTGTGTGTTATTGTTTTCTAGGTTGGTGAAGTATGCTTTCACTTGATCTGCATTTTTAGGTGCACTGGAAACCACATTGTTGTTATTGCCTATGGTTACCGTATGTGCATCAATGCCGAGGGCAGAGGGCGTTTTAATGTGCGCTTTTGCCCCTGCTTCAAACAACTCTTGAGAGTGGGTTTTATCAGCTCTTACATCTTTCTTTTCAGCTAAAAATTCTCTCGATCTTTCATATGCCCTAGCGTTAGGCCTCATACTACCTAATTTGTCCGAAAATGCTTTTAAACCTTGTGCATTTACATCTCCTAAAATGAAGTTAGCAAGCTCGGGATGGTTGGACTCTTTAGAGATTTTCTTTACTAGGGTTTCAATAGACGCCACATTTTGTCGAAGAAGAGCAACTTCAAGTTTAACAATGGCATCTTTTAGAGCGGGCTTGGTTTTGCAAGCCTCTTTAAGGTTATCCATCTGAGCTAGGGTTTTAGCTATTGTAGGATTATCCGCTTTTCCGAGTAGAGCGCGTACATTGATGTTTCCGTTAAGGAATCCGGAGATTTTCTGGTCTACAGTAAGTCCTCCGTAATGATCATCATCCTTAAACGTTGTGGCAATATTATCGTCTCTTCCTTTGGGGAGGGCTAGTTTTGGACGCAGCTTATTCCAGGTATCCAAAGCATTGCTTGTTTTGGTACCGGCGTGTTGTCCAGGTTTGGAGCTTAATTTCTTCTCAGCAAGCTGTTGTTTTAGTTCTTGCCATAGTTTTTGAGCTTCTGGATTAAATTCTTTGATGTATGTATCGATCCGGGCAGTATTGCCTGCCAGATCTTGCAGCATGGACAGTTTTGTGTGAGTATCGTCGTATGCCTCAGCTATTGCACCGTGGCCTTGTTTAACAACTTTTTTATCTTCCACACGCTGATGGGTAGCACGCAAATAGCTGTCAAAATGGGAGGCGAACAGTTCCTTACTTTCCTTGACCATTTTTGCATGCTCTTTGAGTTCCGATGTGCCTAGAATGTTTTGCCAAAAGCCTTTTGCTTTTGCTGGGCCGGCATCCAGTTTTTTTGAGGTGAGGATGGTGTAGGCCCTGACGAGAACTTCCATCGCCTGATCGTTGTCACCTTTTTTCAACTGAGCTTTGGCATCTTTGAAGGCTGCTTTTGCAGTTTCATAAAGTGCTTTGTTGCCTTTTATAGTAGGATTTTGGAGGGCTTGCGCAAAACTCATGGGTGCTCCCCCCACATTGATTTGGCCATCTTCTAGCAAATTTATCATTTGAGTTTGACTGATAGCGCCCATAAGACACCTCATATTTTAATTTTTAAATAATTTTTAAAATTTCTTTATGTATTGAGTCTTTCCGATTCCCTGCGCTCTATAAAAGGTTTTTTCTTCAAAATCGCTAAAGCAGGCAAAGGGAAAGTCTTTCTTACAATATTTCCTAAGGAATAAAGTTCTTTTGTCATTTCAGGACTATCTTTAAAGGATTTCCTAAGCTTGATAATCTGTTCTAGAAGAGGAGTAAACTGCGCTTTCGTTTCCTCGAAAATTTTAGGATCAAGTTTATCAAGTTTAGCCCTCTCAAGAGCCGTCTGAAGTTGAGTATTTGTCTTTTTTTGGAATTGCGGCATACCGGCCAAATGCGGCATACCGGCCAAAAAGGAATTTGTAGTATTGTTCAGGATGGATAGCAATACCTGATAAGATTCTTGAGGGGTTTGAGCAGGCAAAGATTCAATTAGCTTATCGTTAGTAGCAATCAGAACATGGAACCATTTTATTGATAAAGGCTTCATTTTACCCATTTGTTCCACTAAACCCGTGAGAGCCTGTAAAGGCAATTTATCATAAGGGAGGGCTGACAACTGTTCGCGTGAGAAAGTTAGAGGAGGGTGAAATTTAATTTGCCATAGGTAGTTTGCAGAGAATGCCCACTGATCTTTGGATATGTTTTGAAGTTCCTGAGGAGGCAAGGTTGTTAATATGCGAGTGAATGTTTGCTTTCTAAATTCCTCGATAAGCTGTGTATCAGTTCTAAAGCGCTCCATCATCAGCAGGCGTTGCCTTGGAGGGATAGCCTCAAGATGTTTAGGCGTGAGATATGATATTTGATTAGGTGTTAATTTATTGATAGCCCCGTCGCTAAGTGTTTTAAACGCATTAGGGTGTTTCTGTATTAGTTCTTCAGGAGGTATTTCATAGATATCCCTTTCATCAAGTTCTGGTATAGGATCTGAGAGTCTTTTTAAGATATCATCGTCATATTCTAAGGATTGAAATAGTGTGTTTTCTACATCTGAAGGAGATTCAGTATCCTCAGAGGTTTTGTATTCATTATCGGAAGACCTTGAGGATAGAAATTTACGAGGATCAAAAAATGTGGTCGGGTTAGACTCTATATTTACAGGCTCAAAGTGGGCGGAGCGTCTATTATGAATACGTGTGGATTTATCGTCCCCGAGCTGTATGGATGAAAGAGAATGCCTCTTCTTCGAGAGTGCAGGTTTACTTCCATTACGCTTTCTTGGAGGTGTGGGAGGTGGAGCTATTTCTTCTTGGGGGGGATGAGTGAAAGAGGAGGATGAGCTGGAGTCTTCCAATTTTTCTTGGCTAGGTGGCGGCTGTTGTGGAATAGGAATGCCCTTAAAAATATATGCACCGACGAAAGGAATTCCTGTAGTTTTGGTAAAAGCGCTGAGTTCTTTTTCAAAGGTAGCATGATCTCCTTTAACATAGGCTGCGGTCACTTTATTCCATGCTTTTAATTTAGTAAGATCACTATTTGCAAAACTTTGAAGGCCTGAAGCATGTTCTCTTAACCTGTTTGTGAATGGGTCATCTCCCTTTATTATGCCTTCGAAAGGAAGGGTCCCTAAAAGAAAATTCTCTGCGGCGCGCGTATTAGGTAAAGTCTGGGGACCTGCTTGTGCCCTCACTTGCGAAACGATACTATTCCACAGTTGTTTAGCCTTTCTGTCGCTGCCGTGGGTCACTGCGTCTTTTAATTCCTGCCACTCTTCTTTACCCACTTGGAATTCGTTTAATACGAGTTCGATATTATCAGAATGGTTGTTAAGCTTATGCTCTATGGAGGTGTTTTCTAGGTGAAGAGCTTGCCTTGCCTGCAAAAAGGGTGAGAAATTTTGGACAAAAACTCTTTCTGCTTGTTGAATTCGGTTATTATGTTGCCTTAAGCTGTAGGAAAAAAATTCCCTAACGGAACTTCTTTCCTTCTGTAAAGGGGAGTTAGGATCTTTGGTGTTTTTTAAGATTGTATACGCTTTAAGCAGCAGAGTGACTCCGGCGTTTCGAGCCAGTGAGCTTTTCGAATTGAGCATTCCTTGTGCATCTTTGAATGCTCCTATGGCAGCTTCGTAAACACCCGGAGTAGAAATAAAACTCCCATCTTTAATAAGAGTGCCTAAATCTGTAGTGTCTATCTGTGCTCTTAAGGAAGTGGCGTCTATGCTCATGGTATTTTTCCTACATTGATCTGGTCAATTTAGTGCAAATTTAATGCCAAACAGCGCCATTAGATGATTACTCGGCTTTTTTTCTAGCTGTAGGATCTAAAGTTCGAAGAAGTAAGGTGAGAGGAGCAAAATCTGAATCGGGGAATTTGCCGTAGAGAGAATTAATAATAGTATTTAAATTAGAATAAAGTGGTTTGATCACTTCTTCTTCGTTGGGTTTGAGATCTAAATTCTGGAAAGATTTGAATTCTTTTATGCTTTCTTTAAGCTTATTTTCAA
This portion of the Parachlamydiales bacterium genome encodes:
- a CDS encoding protein-tyrosine phosphatase family protein; the encoded protein is MGAISQTQMINLLEDGQINVGGAPMSFAQALQNPTIKGNKALYETAKAAFKDAKAQLKKGDNDQAMEVLVRAYTILTSKKLDAGPAKAKGFWQNILGTSELKEHAKMVKESKELFASHFDSYLRATHQRVEDKKVVKQGHGAIAEAYDDTHTKLSMLQDLAGNTARIDTYIKEFNPEAQKLWQELKQQLAEKKLSSKPGQHAGTKTSNALDTWNKLRPKLALPKGRDDNIATTFKDDDHYGGLTVDQKISGFLNGNINVRALLGKADNPTIAKTLAQMDNLKEACKTKPALKDAIVKLEVALLRQNVASIETLVKKISKESNHPELANFILGDVNAQGLKAFSDKLGSMRPNARAYERSREFLAEKKDVRADKTHSQELFEAGAKAHIKTPSALGIDAHTVTIGNNNNVVSSAPKNADQVKAYFTNLENNNTQVIVTLHEDYEKGMGNFHLIPENVGDKIKHGNVEITLIGKGTVPIENTLHGTHTLTTSTIEVKKDGVTRQYDIVKIDHWDKENTALDLVALRKLSDTVQDLNQNGRLAVTSNEGTGRAATFLLYHELAHGDSNLSPTEAFLQFSRVRPATSEKQFATVVGALHEERLERFQGAGNTLPAEGLERVKTEKHPEKKIAEKLINSPEGKFLQFYLKNDKVLAEDMMDNKVKNPAADQALSYHFEQQINDRLFDGLSPAEKQILKKKISHLGPKELDRLVIILNAGDNVIKHYRKNIDLLKDDEFFNAKYISHKDFPLNKLVETQIRATRKDSKQPNPPLDFESLIRLKSVMHSPTSDFGVNFNRNINKMEDHFKNLRTYLINKQKDTINDNPALLMILPKQTREMLGVELINKLTPNAMAQLDPLFFQELTEEQRLAISPEQANVLTLSQWTQFLNTEPKIINKIHIDTFTLMPRELFASKNVLNEISPRKMLALIKEANTRGDMLSDYTVDEDTLREKKSEVRRFMQHINPAGNKYNEKDWDLVRQELSKNTLEVAEFQHYYDANIALLSTKRSKDNSIRNEGFPILVDVLKRYTHAVDKIVQKTDRSGKNGHAVFTTGSTFASEEGENGHIAMIKKHIATIDPKSVPADRETLRALDNVEKDLNEIAKQYGRLPDIREGYEILDNLRSKIRNKPSTR